One Pseudomonadota bacterium DNA segment encodes these proteins:
- a CDS encoding DUF1566 domain-containing protein, giving the protein MHNAHRVLLILVVLTAAACGAPALPTGPAVTPPSGGGGGKYQCKNVSGKTDPWLVEWDATQKARMQATSQSGVLLVRYTGCDLEVLYGCERQGQYKLVPTTPASSTEYITSEDEVFAKLPIGALSLVAEFQQGDKWSLDYVIVGMRQASISAIKREELSGECAQATHYISGMAVGAYQLTSAARRMAGGGATVYGAGAGASSGAAVGALRQDGRYEKCNSDDATADDPRCQAIVQLFLEPLVEGIASSPASSIGTSQPPTGTTKDYYGSLATEGPPAPIGFDEKQYKADMEKAWAAVKKAAKGSSSQNQLEMYQRFLTDFPVDNPYADKARKDVDRLDAQLTKEAEANAAAAQKAATLAAEKEKAELMRQAYEAAKNAHGSASDRLAKWQRFVQAYPGSDNPYLATAQREIVQLEPQVETERQSAAGTAAQATAATAEQQRLAAERARLEEEAKKKVAEATQSREVQQPGTNLYWLRCPLGQTWSGSVCIREAMQMDWNAAMHACPSGYRLPTRQEFIDLLGGCDSDVGNEKSGNCKKCGLSDSCNRMFEFKTGLFWSSSTDDDYAWRSSFSDGGVGKARVKYEVSVRCVRSGS; this is encoded by the coding sequence CGCGACGCAGAAGGCGAGGATGCAGGCGACGTCACAGAGCGGTGTCCTCCTGGTGAGGTACACGGGCTGCGATCTCGAAGTGCTCTACGGTTGCGAACGTCAGGGTCAGTACAAGCTCGTGCCGACGACGCCCGCGAGCAGCACCGAGTACATCACGAGCGAGGACGAGGTCTTTGCCAAACTGCCCATCGGCGCGCTGAGCTTGGTTGCTGAGTTCCAACAGGGTGACAAGTGGTCGCTCGACTACGTCATCGTCGGGATGCGACAGGCGTCGATCTCCGCCATCAAGCGCGAGGAGCTGTCGGGAGAGTGCGCGCAGGCTACGCACTACATCTCGGGGATGGCCGTGGGCGCGTACCAGCTCACCTCTGCGGCGCGCCGCATGGCGGGCGGCGGAGCGACGGTTTACGGCGCTGGCGCGGGCGCATCGAGCGGCGCCGCGGTCGGCGCGCTTCGGCAGGACGGGAGATACGAGAAGTGCAACAGCGACGACGCGACCGCCGATGACCCGCGCTGCCAGGCGATCGTGCAGCTGTTCCTGGAGCCGCTCGTCGAGGGGATTGCCTCGTCACCTGCATCTTCGATTGGGACGTCGCAGCCACCCACGGGAACGACGAAGGACTACTACGGCTCACTCGCGACCGAAGGCCCTCCCGCACCGATTGGGTTTGATGAGAAACAGTACAAGGCCGACATGGAGAAGGCTTGGGCAGCGGTGAAGAAGGCCGCGAAGGGATCCAGTTCGCAGAACCAGCTTGAAATGTACCAGCGGTTCCTCACCGATTTTCCAGTGGACAATCCGTACGCCGACAAAGCGCGCAAGGACGTTGATCGCCTCGACGCGCAGCTCACGAAAGAAGCGGAGGCAAACGCTGCTGCGGCACAGAAAGCTGCAACACTCGCGGCCGAAAAGGAAAAGGCCGAGTTGATGCGCCAGGCCTACGAGGCGGCGAAGAACGCGCACGGCAGCGCGAGCGATAGGCTGGCGAAGTGGCAGCGGTTTGTCCAGGCGTACCCGGGGAGCGACAATCCTTATCTCGCCACGGCGCAGCGGGAGATTGTGCAGCTCGAACCGCAAGTCGAAACCGAGCGACAATCGGCTGCTGGCACTGCTGCTCAAGCAACCGCGGCAACAGCTGAGCAACAACGTCTTGCTGCCGAACGGGCCCGATTGGAAGAGGAGGCGAAAAAGAAAGTTGCGGAGGCGACCCAAAGTCGAGAGGTGCAGCAACCTGGTACTAATCTATATTGGCTCCGTTGTCCGCTCGGCCAGACGTGGAGCGGCTCAGTGTGTATTCGTGAGGCCATGCAGATGGACTGGAACGCAGCCATGCATGCCTGCCCTTCAGGCTATCGTTTGCCTACTCGACAGGAATTCATCGATCTGCTTGGCGGTTGCGACAGTGACGTTGGGAATGAAAAGAGCGGGAATTGCAAAAAGTGTGGGTTGAGCGATTCATGTAATAGGATGTTTGAGTTTAAAACCGGACTATTTTGGTCTTCCTCTACCGACGACGACTACGCGTGGCGCTCAAGCTTCAGCGACGGCGGCGTGGGCAAGGCCCGCGTAAAATATGAAGTTAGTGTCCGTTGTGTCCGTTCCGGATCATGA